GATCAGTCGTTGCCGGTCTTCACTCGATGCAATATTGCAAGGAAGTGACGTGCATGCACCGAATTGCTGCAGGCTTTGGGCCGCCTCATCACATTTTTTTGCGTCGCGCGAACAGATGTACACCCTCGCGCCCGCCTTGACGAACGCTTCCGCCATGGCCTTCCCGATTCCGCGACTGCCGCCTGTGACCAGCACACTTTTGCCAGCGACTCCAAACAACTCATCAATAACCGTCATGACACCCTCCCGTTCCCGTTTGCCTACTCGTCTTTGCGCTCGACGAACCCACTGCCCTCACGGTGCTCACAGACCGGAATCGTCGTAACAGCACCGTCACTCCCGAGGATCAAATCCTCGAGCTTCCCGCATCGTGGAACTCATCCCACACTGCTGACTATTCCAGAAAAAAAGCCGGACAATCCGATCTGGGCTGTGAAATTGCTTCAAACAACCCAGCGTCATAGTGGGTGACGCATCCCCTGTCCCTCTGCGGACGACACAACCCCCGCACCCCTCTGATGAGGTCGCTCTTCAGAGATCAGCGTTTCGCTTCCGCACCCAACATGCATAATGCATTATCAACGTCGAGAAAGTCAATCGTGTCAGCGCCGCGATCTACCGCCTCGGGACTGACGTAACGCATATTTTTTCCCAGCCAGAGAAGCCTCGAAACGCCCCCAGCCGCGAATCCGCGAGGACTCTTTCCCGAAACTATCAAACCGCTCAGAGATGAGCTCGCTGGAGTTTATGCATTCTTGCCGAGGTGGTACGCGCAAGCGAGCGTAAACACCAAGTACGTACGCTACATTATGCATTATACTGAACCCGACACGTTACGAACGTTTCGAGCCTGATATCCGACGCTGGCTGGGCGATGTTTGGCTGAAGACCCACCGACAGGCTGTCAGTCCACGTCACAGACCGGGTATTACGCAGATCCATGGGCGCCAGACATATCGTAGTACTTATGATTTGAACAAGTGAAACGGAGACATGATGTCGACCAGTACAATGACCGTAAATGGTGCAATGGGCATGAGTAAAAAGGCAATTTTTTTTACGGTGCTAGGGAACGCACTTGAATGGATTGATTTCGCAAGTTACGCCTACTTCGCAACCGTCATTGCGCATCAGTTTTTCCCTACTCAGGATCGAACCACTGCGTTGATCAGCACATTCGCGGTGTTTGGCGTTGGGCTGATTGCCAGACCGCTCGGGTCAATCGTCTTTGGGCGACTTGGCGATGCGCGCGGCCGCAAGACGGCGTTAATGTTCGCTATGCCGATGATGGGTCTCGGCACCTTGCTCATTGGCGTCATGCCGAACTACGCGCAGATTGGCATCGCCGCACCCATCTGCCTTGTCATCTGTCGACTGTTGCAGGGCTTTTCAGCGGGTGGCGAAGCTGGCAACGCCATCACTTTCCTGATTGAATGGGCTCCGCCCAGGCGCCGCGCACTGTATGCATGCCTTCAGCAGGCAAGCGGTGTGTTCGGGACGGTGTTTGGTTCGGCAGTGGCCGCCGTACTGTCCACGACCATGACTCACGAGGCACTGGAAAGTTACGGATGGAGAATCCTCTTTATCGTAGGCGGCGCAGTGATCGCGCCTGTGGGGTTCTATCTGCGCGCGAAAATTGATGAGACGCCCGCCTTCCTCGAACAGCAGCATGCCAATCCGGTCAATGCCCGGCCGGAAACGACCAGCACTACGTCCACCTGGACGGCTTGCTGCAAGGCTATCGGGATGACGATGATCTGGATCGCGTCCTACTATGTGTTCCTCTCATACCTGCCCGCCTTCCTCTCAACCCACGCTCATTTACCCAGTGGCGTCGCACTCTGGGGCAACACCGCTGGCCTGATTACCATGGCAACGTCCATCGTCCTTTCGGCTGCAATCTCGGACGTCGTCGGACGCAAACCGTTGTTGATCGCGGTCGCGAGTGCCTTCATCGTATTGCCATATCCGCTTTTCAGTTTCTTCCTCAGCAACACATCTACGCCACTCCTCGTGATGTCGCTGGTCGGTGTGGGCGCCCTGGTCGGCGTCTTTGCGGGCGTGTTCCCGGCAACGATGGCGGAAATGTTCCCCACGCGTCTCCGTTCAGGCGGCGTATCGCTGGCATTCGGCCTCGCCACCGCAATTTTCGGCGGGTTTGGATCGTTGATTTCTGAGGCATTAATCAAGATTACCGACTCCCATCTCTCGCCAAGCTATTACGTCATCGTGGCTGCAATCATCTCCCTGCCGTTCATTTTGTCCCTGAAAGAGACCGCGCATCAGCCGCTCAAGTAATTTCATCACGATGGGTTTAGCCCCAGTCAGGCACTTCGGATACCGGCTGAAGTTCGATACAGCTGACACCCGGGGCCTGAATAGAGCACTCCGTCCCTGCTCTAATCGATGTGTTACAGCGCCGCGCGGCCAGACGAATAATAAGAGGAGCGTCACTCACTCGAATCGCACATACCGATCACTATCCCCTGGAAACCCCAGTTAGTCCGTCAATCAAGCTATCTATAAATAAGTGGAGATCTCCGATGAAGAAGTCCGTACTTTTCGGCATGTGCCTTGGCATCACGAGCGGAATTGCCTGCGCACAAAGCAGCGTTACGCTTTATGGCATCGTGGACGAGGGTTTCAACTTCAACACCAATTCGAACGGGAACCGTCAATACTATCTGTCCAGTGGCGTACTGCAGGGAAGCCGTTTTGGCCTGCGCGGCACCGAGGACCTGGGCGGCGGGCTGTCGGCGATATTCGACATCGAAAATGGCTTTGACGTCAACACCGGTAAGCTCGGACAGGGTGGACTGATGTTCGGCCGTCAGGCTTATGTTGGACTTTCAAGTCCCTACGGAACCGTGACACTGGGCCGCCAGTATGATTCGGTCGTCGACTATATCGGTCCACTCGGGGCGGGAGAACAATGGGGCGGGACGTTCGTTGCCCACCCAAGCGATACGGACAATATGAACAATACGGCCAGAACGAACAACGCCATCAAATACACGAGCGCTACCTATGGCGGCCTTCGTTTCGGCGGCGTCTACGCCCTGGGCGGCGTGACGGGCAATGTCACCCGCAATCAGATCTGGTCGCTCGGCGCAAGCTACGCCAACGGTCCGTTGCAATTAGGCGTTGGATATCTCAACGTACGTAATCCCAACACGTCGTTTTATGGCGCCGGCGGCACCGTCGCACCGACCGCGGACGGTGTCCCTGGCTCAAACTTCGGCGCGTCCCCCATCATTTCTGCCTATGCGTCGGCACATACTCAGCAGGTTATCGCAGCTGCAGGCGCGTACGGCTTTGGTGCGGCCACCATTGGTGCTGTATATACAAACGTCAAGTTTATGTCTCTGGGTGACCGCACTTCCGGCCCGGTTCCGGCTGGGGGGGTAAGCGGCACCGCGACGTTCAATAACGCTGAACTGAATTTTAAATATCAGATTACACCTGCCTTGCTGGCCGGCGCATCGTACGTGTACACGAGAAATAGCGGCGCTAGCGGAATGGGCAGTGCGACATACAATCAGGGCGCACTGGGCATCGATTATTTTCTCTCCAAGCGAACGGACGTCTACACCACGGCAACCTTCCAGAAAGCAAGCGGTACCGACTCGACCGGAAAAACCGCGGTCGCTTCAATCAACGGCATCACGCCTTCCACCTCCGATCGACAGGCCATGTTTCGCGTTGCGATCCGGCATAAGTTCTGAAGATTGACGAGAATACCGCCGTGGAGAATATTGCCGTGAATGGGTAAACCGATCTGGACCCTCCCGTATACGTTCGGGGACGATCGAACTGCCTTTCTGGGCAACACCTCAAAAGCGTCGTGTGGAACCACCGCGAGACCCGGGGTGGTTCCCTACCGAGAAACCATGCACCTGATTTAAAACCGGTCGAATAATGGAAGCTATGGTTCCGCAAGAAAACTGACTCAGAATTAAAGCAACCCGCTACTGCAATCGGACGAGTACGCGCCAGGTTCTGTAACACTCAATTCATAAGGAGACGTGCGCATGAGCACACTTGTCGAAACGCTTGCCAATTTCACCGCGCAGATCACGTACGAACAACTCCCGTCAAACGTCGTAGAAGAAAGCAAACGAATCCTGCTCGATTCCATCGGATGTGCGCTGGGCGGACTTAGCCATTCGAAGGGGACCATAGGCGTCGACTATGCCCGCATCATGGGCGCCGGCGTGCCAGGCGCACAAGCCACCATTCTGGGCACCGGTGAGCGTGTGTCGACCGTTGCGGCATCTTTCGCAAACGGCGAATTGATTAACGCCCTTGATTTCGACGCGGTGCTACCGCCGGGACATGTCAGCCCCTATGTGCTTCCCGGCGCGCTAGCGGTATCGGAAGCCAGTCGCGGCTCCGGGAAAGAACTCATTTGCGCCATCGCTATTTCGCACGAGATGTCGAATCGCATCGGTAAAGCGACAGACTATTTGCGCGACATCAAGAACGGCAAGGTGTCCCCTCCGCCCGTCTACGGCTACGCCAGCACCGTGTTTGGCGCCACTGCTGCAATCGGTCGAATCAAGGGCTATTCGAAAGAGGTGTTGGCAGACGCGTTAGGTATCGCTGGCAGCATATCGCCAGTCAATTCTCATTGGGTATGGTCACAGCATGCGCCAGCGACAACCATCAAGTACACCGCGGCCGGGCCGTTGGTGCAGTCTGCGATGGCTGCGGCGCATCTGGCAGAATTTGGACATCGAGGCGATTGGCGCATGCTGGACGACGCCGAATTCGGCTATCGCCGCATTATTGGCAGTACACGCTGGGAACCACAACACATCGCAGCCGGACTTGGCGATGAATGGGGCTTTCCGCGAGAGCAGACTTACAAGCCCTATCCCCATTGCCGGATCCTTCATGGGCTGCTCGACTGCCTGACGGAGATCGTCGAAACCAATGATCTGAAACCAGGCGAAATCGAGAGCATCAAGGCGTGGGTCGAGGGCTTCGTCATGCAGCCGCTTTGGCTTCTTCGCGATATCGAGCACGTCACCGATGCACAATTCAGCGTAGCGCATGGACTGTCAGTCGGCGCCCATCGAATTCCGCCGGGCAAGGAATGGCAATCGCCAGAAGTGGTATTCAACCCGTCGGTCCTTGCTCTGATGGATAAAGTCAGCTTTGAAATCCATCCGGACTATGAAAATCTATTGGTCGGTAATGCGGCCAGTCGTCCTGCCAGAATCGAAGTCCGCGCCCGAGGCCAGTCCTTCGTGGGAGAAAAGCGCTACCCGAAAGGCAGCCTCTCACCGGATCCACAGACCAGGATGACGAATGCGGAATTAGCCGCCAAGTTTGACCGCAATGCAGAAGGTGTGGTGGCGCCACGCAACGTAGCGCACGCGATCGATGCACTTCTTTCGCTGGAAGACGTTTCAGATATCAGCAGCGTGATCCAGCTCCTGTCAAAGTAACGCGATGGATGCCCGAACGGCAAAACGTAAGCGGAGAGCGCATTATCATGACCGAAGCACAGGAAGAGAAGCTGCTAGCCTTGCTGGACGAGAAGACGATTCGCGAATTGCTCGCGCGGTACTGTCGCGGTGTTGATCGATGCGACTCCGCCCTGATTGCCAGTTGTTTCCACCCCGACGCGCGCGACGATCATGGGAACTGGCTCTCGCGAGGCGACGAAGTGGCGGACCATATCGTAGGCCTGGTGAAGCCGGGAAGTGCCCGTGCGATGCATTTCATGGGCAATATCCTGATCGAAATCGATGGGGACGTCGCCTACTCCGAGGCTTATGTACTGGCATATCGGGCGTTTGAGCGCGGCGGTCAAGCGTACACGCGCACGCGGGCGCTGCGCTTCGTCGATCGTCATGAGCGGCGGGATAACGTCTGGCGTATCAGCGAACGCGTCGTGGTCGACGAATGGAATCGTCTCGATGCGGTACTTGAGCAACAGGACAGCTCGCATCTTTTCCGGTTTTCCGCCAAGGATACGAGTGACCCGGTGTATGCGATTCGCGAAGGCAACGTGGCCCGTCGGCATCTGGATTGAAGCGCGGCCAAGGGGTCGCTGATCGCGTTGTCAAACCCACGTTTGACAACGGGTTGAACTGAAAGAATGAGCGCACGGGCGCGGATGCTCAGCGTCGTGCCTGCCGACCTATATCGGGTGCTCACATCACACGGAGGTGGTGCTGTATGAATGACGATTCCCAAACGTTAGAGCGTGCCGTTGCACAATTCGTGGTTAATTTCAGTCCCCGAGATATCAGTGACGGTGCGCTGGAGGACATGAAACGGCTGGTCAAGGATCAACTGGCAATCCAGATTGGATCGTCGCAGCTGCCGTGGTCAAAGCAGGTCCGTCGCTTCCGGGATCCCCGTGCGGGGGACGCAACAATTGTCGCTGAGGGTTTCAAGTCGACGCCGGCGGATGCGGCGTATCTGAATGCAGCCTATGGTCACGGCTTTGAATACGACGATTTCGCGGGCAATGCGCATCCGGGCTGTTGCGTCGTACCCACGGCATTTGCAGTCGGCGAGCATATTGGCGCCAGTCTCGAGCAGGTCGCGACAGCGCTCGTTGCGGGATATGAGACCTATGTGCGGATCGGGCGCCTGGCGTCACCGGATCTGCTCAACGCAGGCTGGCAACCTCATTCGGTTCTGGCAAATTTCGGGGCGGCGGCGGTGGCGGCGAAGCTGTATCAACTCGATGAAGAGCAAACGCTGCACGCGCTCGCGATTGCCCTGAGCCATGCGAGCGGGACAACCGAATATGCGTCAACCGGCGGTTCGGTCAAACGCGCGCATGCGGGGCTGGCAGTGCGCAACGGCATCGAATCCGTGGAACTCGCCCGCGCTGGCATCACCGGACCGCTCCGCTTCCTGACAGGCGATCGTGGCTTTTACCGCACGTTTATTCGCAAGTCTGTTGGAACGGAGGCGATCAGCGATTTTCGCACCGACGCACCGTTGCAACTTCAGCAGATGTCGTTCAAGGCGTACTGTTGTTGCGCCGCCAATCACGCGTATATCGAGGTGATGGCCAACGTGCGGGAGCACGCCGGCGAGATTACTCGCATCGATGCGAATATCCAGACGATGGCGGATGCCATTGTCGGAACGCGCAATGCTCATATCTACGCGCCGCGCAATATTGAGGAATTGCAGTACTCGCTTCCGGTGCAGATGGCGCTGTCAGCTTTGGGCAAGGGCAACGGATATCGCACACATCGTGATTTTCTTGAAGGGCGTCTGAATCTGACGGCCGATTCGGAAGTCATCGACTTTGCGCGCAAGATCCACCTGACTGTCTCCGAGGCACTTGATCAAGCTTATCCGCGCCATTTCGTGGCCGACGCGAGGGTCCATTTCAAGGACGGCTCGTCTGAGCATCTCTTCCAGGAGCGCGCGACAGGCAGCGTGCTAAGGCCATATCCCCCGGCACAGTTCCAGGCCAAGCTCGATGAATTAACTCACGAAGTGATTGGTCAGCGCCAAGCCGATC
Above is a genomic segment from Paraburkholderia aromaticivorans containing:
- a CDS encoding MFS transporter, with protein sequence MSTSTMTVNGAMGMSKKAIFFTVLGNALEWIDFASYAYFATVIAHQFFPTQDRTTALISTFAVFGVGLIARPLGSIVFGRLGDARGRKTALMFAMPMMGLGTLLIGVMPNYAQIGIAAPICLVICRLLQGFSAGGEAGNAITFLIEWAPPRRRALYACLQQASGVFGTVFGSAVAAVLSTTMTHEALESYGWRILFIVGGAVIAPVGFYLRAKIDETPAFLEQQHANPVNARPETTSTTSTWTACCKAIGMTMIWIASYYVFLSYLPAFLSTHAHLPSGVALWGNTAGLITMATSIVLSAAISDVVGRKPLLIAVASAFIVLPYPLFSFFLSNTSTPLLVMSLVGVGALVGVFAGVFPATMAEMFPTRLRSGGVSLAFGLATAIFGGFGSLISEALIKITDSHLSPSYYVIVAAIISLPFILSLKETAHQPLK
- a CDS encoding porin translates to MKKSVLFGMCLGITSGIACAQSSVTLYGIVDEGFNFNTNSNGNRQYYLSSGVLQGSRFGLRGTEDLGGGLSAIFDIENGFDVNTGKLGQGGLMFGRQAYVGLSSPYGTVTLGRQYDSVVDYIGPLGAGEQWGGTFVAHPSDTDNMNNTARTNNAIKYTSATYGGLRFGGVYALGGVTGNVTRNQIWSLGASYANGPLQLGVGYLNVRNPNTSFYGAGGTVAPTADGVPGSNFGASPIISAYASAHTQQVIAAAGAYGFGAATIGAVYTNVKFMSLGDRTSGPVPAGGVSGTATFNNAELNFKYQITPALLAGASYVYTRNSGASGMGSATYNQGALGIDYFLSKRTDVYTTATFQKASGTDSTGKTAVASINGITPSTSDRQAMFRVAIRHKF
- a CDS encoding MmgE/PrpD family protein: MSTLVETLANFTAQITYEQLPSNVVEESKRILLDSIGCALGGLSHSKGTIGVDYARIMGAGVPGAQATILGTGERVSTVAASFANGELINALDFDAVLPPGHVSPYVLPGALAVSEASRGSGKELICAIAISHEMSNRIGKATDYLRDIKNGKVSPPPVYGYASTVFGATAAIGRIKGYSKEVLADALGIAGSISPVNSHWVWSQHAPATTIKYTAAGPLVQSAMAAAHLAEFGHRGDWRMLDDAEFGYRRIIGSTRWEPQHIAAGLGDEWGFPREQTYKPYPHCRILHGLLDCLTEIVETNDLKPGEIESIKAWVEGFVMQPLWLLRDIEHVTDAQFSVAHGLSVGAHRIPPGKEWQSPEVVFNPSVLALMDKVSFEIHPDYENLLVGNAASRPARIEVRARGQSFVGEKRYPKGSLSPDPQTRMTNAELAAKFDRNAEGVVAPRNVAHAIDALLSLEDVSDISSVIQLLSK
- a CDS encoding nuclear transport factor 2 family protein, producing the protein MTEAQEEKLLALLDEKTIRELLARYCRGVDRCDSALIASCFHPDARDDHGNWLSRGDEVADHIVGLVKPGSARAMHFMGNILIEIDGDVAYSEAYVLAYRAFERGGQAYTRTRALRFVDRHERRDNVWRISERVVVDEWNRLDAVLEQQDSSHLFRFSAKDTSDPVYAIREGNVARRHLD
- a CDS encoding MmgE/PrpD family protein translates to MNDDSQTLERAVAQFVVNFSPRDISDGALEDMKRLVKDQLAIQIGSSQLPWSKQVRRFRDPRAGDATIVAEGFKSTPADAAYLNAAYGHGFEYDDFAGNAHPGCCVVPTAFAVGEHIGASLEQVATALVAGYETYVRIGRLASPDLLNAGWQPHSVLANFGAAAVAAKLYQLDEEQTLHALAIALSHASGTTEYASTGGSVKRAHAGLAVRNGIESVELARAGITGPLRFLTGDRGFYRTFIRKSVGTEAISDFRTDAPLQLQQMSFKAYCCCAANHAYIEVMANVREHAGEITRIDANIQTMADAIVGTRNAHIYAPRNIEELQYSLPVQMALSALGKGNGYRTHRDFLEGRLNLTADSEVIDFARKIHLTVSEALDQAYPRHFVADARVHFKDGSSEHLFQERATGSVLRPYPPAQFQAKLDELTHEVIGQRQADQLFGLIDAWEPTMSVRDITTLLQR